One stretch of Streptomyces sp. 135 DNA includes these proteins:
- a CDS encoding type I polyketide synthase yields MDEDKTLDYLKRVTADLHKVRGRLREVEDAEREPIAIVGMSCRFPGGVGSPEELWQLVLQGADGVSGFPEDRGWDLPALFEGGPGQEAGSATRAGAFLHDAPDFDADFFGISPREALAMDPQQRLLLETSWEAIERAGLDSKALRGSRTGVFVGTNGQDYATLMLGNNQSELAGFMGTGNAASVASGRVAYTFGFEGPALTVDTACSSSLVALHLAAHALRKGECTMALAGGVTIMSTPSMFTEFTKQQGLASDGRVKAFAAAADGTAWGEGVGVLLVERLSDARRNGHRVLAVLRGSAVNQDGASNGLTAPNGPSQQRVIRQALGSARLSAAEVDVVEAHGTGTTLGDPIEAQALLATYGQDRPDGRPLLLGSVKSNIGHTAAAAGVASVIKTVLALRHGVVPPTLNVDEPTPHVDWTAGDVRLVTEATDWPSTGQPRRAGISAFGVSGTNAHVILEQYEEEAAEPKPADASSPAPAPLAADGATVPWVVSGHTPRALREQAARLREFAAGAEADTLATGRALALHRTALRHRAVVLSGERDGLLSGLDAVVGQETSAHVVTGEAASSDAKVVFVFPGQGSQWAGMAIDLMAASPVFAASMRECADALARHLDWDPIERLRSGEKLERDDVVQPVLWSVMVSLARLWRSLGVVPAAVVGHSQGEIAAACVAGALSLADGARLVALRSRVFDEHLSGKGAMYSLSATPEQAAALIGDRAGVWIASTNGPESTVVAGDLDALAEVNAEAEAAGLRPRKVGIEYASHTPHTERVREQLLDLAAPVAPRAGDTPLYSTVTAAPARGETLDAEYWYRNLREPVRFHETIRLLLDEGNTAFVEVSPHPVLMTAVQDTVANQPAGARAVTVTGTLRRNDGGTRRLLTSLAQLWTGGVHVDWDAVYGPGTTDAVDLPTYAFQRKRYWLPAGTGGAADVSGAGLSLVGHPLLSAGVEAADGDRYVLTGRISTRTHPWLADHQVLGRVLVPGTALLELALRAGEYAGCDQVAELILESPLALAAEGPGADVQVTVGEADESGARQVRIFSRAAGTEGGTREWTGHASGTLTAEPAAAPAPEDGAWPPADATPVPVEGLYDRLTEWDYAYGPVFQGLSALWRRGDELFAEVALDERGGAEAARFGVHPALVDAALHSQIATALDQDSGVEPRLPFSFGGVRLHATGATTARVRLTPTGANSLSLTMTDPAGLPVLTVDELTSRPVAAADVRERPRVDGLFRLDWVALPEAAEARPLAVLGGAGDLPEAAGGTVRFDGLAALQDAVRAGDEPPGVVVLPVPAGGDDTVAATREVTGAVLDALQAWLAAEETEDIRLAVVTRGGAAAVPGDSVDPVHSAVRGLVRSACSENPGRIVQVDLDGDARSAAALPAAVTAAVAAGETESVVRAGAPLVPRLARVAPADTLVPPADGAWSLDVDGSGTLEGLRLVSCPQAEAPLTEGQVRVEVRATGVNFRDVLLALGVVDVAKSFTEMAFGSEGAGLVTEVGPGVTGVRVGDRVMGLLSGSYAGPLAVTDARTIAPVPTGWSFAQAAAVPTVFLTAYYALQDLARVKEGESLLVHAAAGGVGMAAVQLARHWGIEVYATASEPKWPTVRACGIPAERLASSRTLDFAETFREAGGGRGVDVVLNCLAREFTDASLDLLVPHGRFIEMGKTDIREPEAVEASWPGTFYRSFDLGEAGAERIGEMLTHLARLFEEGVLTPLPVTTWDVRRAPEAFRHLSQARHVGKVALTLPTATLDGTVLVTGGTGSIGASVARHLAERHGVTDLVLTSRRGPDAPGAAELVAELAGLGATARIVACDAAERADLARLLDGIEDLRGVVHAAGVIDDGVLTALNRERFDTVLRPKADAAWHLHELTRDKDLALFALFSSASGVFGAPGQANYAAANAFLDGLAHHRRRLGLPAQSLSWGLWAQASGITGELDKADLDRMARTGVRALSTGDGLALFDAATGDNHTHTVPVQLDPSRFTGDVAPLLRGLVKAPAKRAASTAAAAEAGAAGGLAERLARLSPQECEELLTEEVRRQAAVVLGHDDTETVSAERPFKTLGFDSLTTVELRNRLNAATGLRLPVTLLFDHPTPAAVAAHLKQQLLPEADPAALAASRLSALEALLDEVPEDDPGRANLTVRLRAVLAKWTEKEVAGDSVDLDDATDAELFELMDNKPWSS; encoded by the coding sequence ATGGATGAGGACAAGACTCTCGACTACCTCAAGCGGGTCACCGCCGACCTGCACAAGGTCCGCGGCCGGCTGCGCGAGGTCGAGGACGCCGAGCGGGAGCCCATCGCCATCGTGGGGATGAGCTGCCGGTTCCCCGGCGGCGTCGGCTCCCCCGAGGAGCTGTGGCAGCTGGTGCTCCAAGGGGCCGACGGCGTCAGCGGGTTCCCCGAGGACCGCGGCTGGGACCTGCCCGCGCTCTTCGAGGGCGGCCCCGGCCAGGAGGCCGGATCGGCCACCCGCGCCGGTGCGTTCCTGCACGACGCCCCCGACTTCGACGCGGACTTCTTCGGGATCTCGCCGCGCGAGGCCCTCGCCATGGACCCGCAGCAGCGCCTCCTCCTGGAGACCTCCTGGGAGGCCATCGAGCGGGCCGGGCTCGACTCCAAAGCCCTGCGTGGCAGCAGGACCGGTGTGTTCGTCGGCACCAACGGCCAGGACTACGCCACCCTGATGCTCGGCAACAACCAGTCCGAACTGGCCGGCTTCATGGGCACCGGCAACGCGGCGAGCGTCGCCTCCGGCCGTGTCGCCTACACCTTCGGCTTCGAGGGCCCCGCGCTCACCGTCGACACGGCCTGCTCGTCGTCCCTGGTCGCGCTGCACCTGGCCGCGCACGCGCTGCGCAAGGGCGAGTGCACGATGGCCCTCGCGGGCGGCGTGACGATCATGTCGACGCCCAGCATGTTCACCGAGTTCACCAAGCAGCAGGGGCTGGCGTCCGACGGCCGCGTCAAGGCGTTCGCCGCCGCGGCCGACGGCACCGCCTGGGGGGAGGGCGTCGGCGTACTGCTCGTCGAGCGGCTCTCGGACGCCCGCCGCAACGGCCACCGCGTCCTCGCCGTGCTGCGCGGCTCCGCCGTCAACCAGGACGGCGCGTCCAACGGCCTGACGGCACCGAACGGTCCGTCGCAGCAGCGCGTCATCCGCCAGGCGCTCGGCAGCGCCCGCCTGTCGGCCGCCGAGGTCGACGTCGTCGAGGCGCACGGCACCGGCACCACCCTCGGCGACCCCATCGAGGCGCAGGCGCTGCTCGCCACCTACGGCCAGGACCGCCCCGACGGCCGCCCGCTGCTGCTCGGCTCCGTGAAGTCCAACATCGGGCACACGGCGGCCGCCGCGGGCGTGGCGAGCGTCATCAAGACGGTGCTCGCCCTCCGGCACGGTGTCGTACCGCCCACCCTGAACGTGGACGAGCCCACCCCGCACGTCGACTGGACGGCGGGCGACGTCCGCCTCGTCACCGAGGCCACCGACTGGCCGAGCACCGGTCAGCCGCGCCGCGCCGGCATCTCCGCGTTCGGCGTGAGCGGCACCAACGCCCACGTGATCCTGGAGCAGTACGAAGAAGAAGCCGCCGAGCCGAAGCCCGCCGACGCGTCCTCCCCGGCCCCCGCCCCGCTCGCCGCCGACGGCGCCACCGTGCCGTGGGTCGTCTCCGGCCACACGCCCCGCGCGCTGCGCGAACAGGCCGCCCGGCTGCGCGAGTTCGCCGCGGGCGCCGAGGCGGACACCCTCGCCACCGGCCGCGCGCTCGCCCTGCACCGCACCGCGCTGCGCCACCGCGCCGTCGTCCTGTCGGGGGAGCGGGACGGGCTGCTCTCCGGTCTCGACGCCGTCGTCGGGCAGGAGACCTCCGCGCACGTCGTGACGGGCGAGGCCGCCTCCTCCGACGCCAAGGTCGTGTTCGTCTTCCCCGGACAGGGCTCCCAGTGGGCGGGCATGGCCATCGACCTCATGGCCGCGTCCCCGGTGTTCGCCGCGTCCATGCGCGAGTGCGCCGACGCGCTGGCGCGGCACCTCGACTGGGACCCGATCGAAAGGCTGCGCAGCGGCGAGAAGCTGGAGCGCGACGACGTCGTCCAGCCCGTGCTGTGGTCCGTCATGGTCTCCCTGGCCCGGCTGTGGCGCTCCCTCGGTGTCGTGCCCGCCGCCGTCGTCGGCCACTCCCAGGGCGAGATCGCCGCCGCCTGCGTGGCGGGCGCGCTGTCCCTGGCCGACGGCGCCCGCCTCGTGGCCCTGCGCAGCCGGGTGTTCGACGAGCACCTGTCGGGCAAGGGCGCCATGTACTCGCTCTCCGCCACGCCCGAGCAGGCCGCCGCCCTCATCGGGGACCGCGCCGGGGTGTGGATCGCCTCGACCAACGGCCCCGAGTCCACCGTCGTGGCCGGCGACCTCGACGCGCTCGCCGAGGTGAACGCCGAGGCCGAGGCCGCCGGACTGCGGCCGCGGAAGGTCGGCATCGAGTACGCGTCGCACACCCCGCACACCGAGCGGGTGCGCGAGCAGCTCCTCGACCTCGCCGCGCCGGTCGCCCCGCGCGCCGGGGACACCCCGCTGTACTCGACCGTCACCGCCGCGCCCGCGCGCGGCGAGACGCTGGACGCCGAGTACTGGTACCGCAACCTGCGCGAGCCCGTCCGCTTCCACGAGACCATCCGGCTCCTCCTGGACGAGGGCAACACCGCCTTCGTGGAGGTCAGCCCGCACCCCGTCCTGATGACCGCCGTCCAGGACACGGTCGCGAACCAGCCGGCGGGCGCCCGCGCCGTCACCGTCACCGGCACCCTGCGCAGGAACGACGGCGGGACCCGCCGCCTGCTGACCTCCCTCGCCCAGCTGTGGACCGGCGGCGTACACGTCGACTGGGACGCGGTGTACGGGCCGGGCACCACCGACGCCGTCGACCTGCCCACCTACGCCTTCCAGCGCAAGCGCTACTGGCTGCCGGCGGGCACCGGCGGCGCGGCCGACGTCTCCGGCGCGGGGCTCTCCCTCGTGGGGCACCCGCTGCTGTCCGCGGGCGTCGAGGCCGCCGACGGCGACCGCTACGTACTCACCGGCAGGATCTCCACCCGCACCCACCCCTGGCTCGCCGACCACCAGGTCCTCGGCCGCGTCCTCGTACCCGGCACCGCCCTGCTCGAACTCGCGCTGCGCGCCGGGGAGTACGCGGGCTGCGACCAGGTCGCCGAACTCATCCTGGAGAGCCCGCTCGCCCTGGCCGCCGAAGGACCCGGTGCCGACGTCCAGGTCACCGTCGGCGAGGCCGACGAGAGCGGCGCCCGCCAGGTGCGGATCTTCTCCCGCGCCGCCGGTACCGAAGGCGGCACGCGGGAGTGGACGGGCCACGCCAGCGGCACCCTGACCGCCGAGCCCGCCGCCGCGCCCGCGCCCGAGGACGGCGCCTGGCCCCCGGCCGACGCGACGCCGGTGCCCGTCGAGGGCCTGTACGACCGGCTGACCGAGTGGGACTACGCGTACGGCCCCGTCTTCCAGGGGCTGAGCGCCCTGTGGCGGCGCGGCGACGAACTCTTCGCCGAGGTCGCCCTGGACGAGCGGGGCGGCGCCGAGGCCGCCCGGTTCGGCGTGCACCCGGCGCTGGTCGACGCGGCGCTGCACAGCCAGATCGCCACCGCCCTCGACCAGGACAGCGGCGTCGAGCCGAGGCTGCCGTTCTCCTTCGGTGGCGTACGCCTGCACGCCACCGGAGCCACCACGGCCCGCGTGAGGCTCACGCCGACCGGCGCCAACTCCCTGTCCCTGACCATGACCGACCCCGCCGGTCTGCCCGTGCTCACCGTCGACGAGCTCACCTCGCGGCCCGTGGCCGCCGCCGACGTCCGCGAACGCCCGCGCGTGGACGGCCTTTTCCGCCTCGACTGGGTGGCGCTGCCCGAGGCCGCCGAGGCCAGGCCCCTGGCCGTGCTCGGTGGCGCGGGCGACCTTCCTGAAGCCGCCGGGGGAACCGTCCGCTTCGACGGACTCGCCGCGCTCCAGGACGCCGTCCGCGCCGGGGATGAGCCGCCCGGCGTGGTGGTGCTGCCCGTGCCCGCCGGAGGCGACGACACCGTGGCCGCCACACGTGAGGTGACCGGCGCCGTCCTCGACGCGCTCCAGGCCTGGCTCGCCGCCGAGGAGACCGAGGACATCCGCCTCGCGGTCGTCACCCGCGGCGGTGCCGCCGCCGTGCCCGGCGACAGCGTCGACCCGGTGCACTCCGCGGTCCGCGGCCTGGTGCGCTCGGCCTGCTCCGAGAACCCCGGCCGGATCGTCCAGGTGGACCTGGACGGCGACGCCCGCTCGGCCGCCGCCCTGCCCGCCGCCGTCACCGCCGCCGTCGCCGCGGGGGAGACGGAGAGCGTGGTGCGCGCGGGTGCCCCGCTGGTGCCCCGGCTCGCCCGCGTGGCGCCCGCCGACACCCTCGTCCCGCCCGCCGACGGCGCCTGGAGCCTCGACGTGGACGGCAGCGGCACCCTCGAAGGGCTGCGGCTCGTCTCGTGCCCGCAGGCCGAGGCACCGCTGACCGAGGGCCAGGTGCGGGTGGAGGTCCGCGCCACCGGTGTCAACTTCCGGGACGTGCTGCTCGCCCTCGGCGTGGTCGACGTCGCCAAGTCCTTCACCGAGATGGCCTTCGGCTCCGAGGGCGCGGGCCTGGTCACCGAGGTCGGCCCCGGCGTCACCGGAGTCCGTGTCGGTGACCGCGTCATGGGCCTGCTCTCCGGCTCGTACGCGGGACCGCTGGCCGTCACCGACGCCCGCACCATCGCGCCGGTCCCCACCGGCTGGTCCTTCGCCCAGGCCGCCGCCGTGCCCACCGTGTTCCTCACCGCCTACTACGCGCTGCAAGACCTCGCCCGCGTCAAGGAGGGCGAGTCGCTGCTCGTGCACGCCGCGGCCGGCGGCGTCGGCATGGCCGCCGTCCAGCTGGCCCGCCACTGGGGCATCGAGGTGTACGCCACCGCCAGCGAGCCCAAGTGGCCGACCGTGCGGGCCTGCGGCATCCCCGCCGAACGCCTCGCCTCCTCGCGCACCCTGGACTTCGCCGAGACCTTCCGCGAGGCCGGCGGCGGCCGGGGCGTCGACGTGGTACTCAACTGCCTGGCACGGGAGTTCACCGACGCCTCGCTCGACCTCCTCGTACCGCACGGCCGGTTCATCGAGATGGGCAAGACCGACATCCGCGAGCCGGAGGCCGTCGAGGCCTCCTGGCCCGGCACGTTCTACCGCTCCTTCGACCTCGGCGAGGCGGGCGCCGAACGGATCGGCGAGATGCTCACCCACCTCGCCCGGCTCTTCGAGGAGGGCGTGCTCACCCCGCTGCCTGTGACCACCTGGGACGTCCGCCGGGCCCCCGAGGCCTTCCGCCACCTCAGCCAGGCCAGGCACGTCGGCAAGGTCGCCCTCACCCTCCCCACGGCCACCCTTGACGGCACCGTCCTGGTCACCGGCGGCACCGGCTCCATCGGCGCCTCCGTGGCCCGGCACCTGGCCGAGCGGCACGGCGTCACGGACCTCGTGCTCACCAGCCGCCGCGGCCCCGACGCGCCCGGCGCCGCCGAACTCGTCGCCGAACTCGCCGGACTCGGCGCCACCGCCCGCATCGTGGCCTGCGACGCCGCCGAACGCGCCGACCTCGCCCGCCTGCTGGACGGCATCGAGGACCTGCGGGGCGTCGTGCACGCCGCGGGCGTCATCGACGACGGCGTACTCACGGCCCTGAACCGCGAGCGGTTCGACACGGTGCTGCGGCCCAAGGCCGACGCCGCCTGGCACCTCCACGAGCTCACCCGCGACAAGGACCTCGCCCTCTTCGCGCTGTTCTCCTCGGCCTCCGGGGTGTTCGGCGCGCCCGGCCAGGCCAACTACGCGGCGGCCAACGCCTTCCTGGACGGCCTCGCGCACCACCGCCGCCGCCTCGGACTGCCCGCGCAGTCCCTGTCCTGGGGGCTGTGGGCGCAGGCCAGCGGGATCACCGGCGAGCTCGACAAGGCCGACCTCGACCGGATGGCACGCACCGGCGTCCGCGCCCTGTCCACCGGCGACGGCCTCGCCCTCTTCGACGCTGCCACCGGCGACAACCACACCCACACCGTGCCCGTGCAGCTGGACCCCTCCCGGTTCACCGGCGACGTCGCACCCCTGCTGCGCGGCCTGGTCAAGGCCCCCGCCAAGCGGGCCGCGTCCACCGCGGCCGCCGCCGAGGCCGGGGCGGCCGGCGGGCTCGCCGAACGCCTGGCGCGGCTGTCCCCGCAGGAGTGCGAGGAACTGCTCACCGAAGAGGTGCGCCGGCAGGCCGCGGTCGTCCTCGGCCACGACGACACCGAAACCGTGAGCGCGGAGCGGCCGTTCAAGACCCTCGGCTTCGACTCGCTCACCACCGTCGAGCTGCGCAACCGGCTCAACGCGGCCACCGGCCTGCGGCTCCCGGTCACCCTGCTGTTCGACCACCCCACGCCCGCCGCCGTCGCCGCGCACCTCAAACAGCAGCTCCTGCCGGAGGCCGACCCGGCCGCGCTCGCCGCGAGCCGGCTCTCCGCCCTGGAGGCACTGCTCGACGAGGTCCCCGAGGACGACCCGGGGCGCGCCAACCTCACCGTGCGGCTGCGCGCGGTGCTCGCGAAGTGGACCGAGAAGGAGGTGGCGGGCGACTCCGTCGACCTGGACGACGCCACCGACGCGGAACTGTTCGAGCTCATGGACAACAAACCCTGGTCCAGCTGA